Genomic segment of Alphaproteobacteria bacterium:
AGAAGATGGGCAGCAGGATGATTCATTTTTTAGGGACCTTATCTATAAAGTCAAGACATTTGGGGCTCAATATAGGCGGTCTCAAAACCTTCCTCTTCCAGAGTCAGAAGAGGTGAAAAAATCAGGGATAGATTCCACGATTCCGAAGAACGTTTATTCTCTCGGTAAATCTATTGAGCCAATTATATTGCGAAAAATGCCGACAGTTTTTTTTCCAAAAGTTGTATCCATCGGGAGTTCAACAGGTGGACCACAAGCTTTGATGACAATTTTGCCTCATCTAAAAGGTATTGGTATGCCAATTGTTATTACGCAGCATATGCCGTCAACATTTACAATGATTCTCGCAGAACATATTTGTAAAAATATAGGATTAGAGTGCAAAGAGGCTCAAGAAGGAGATCTTGTTGAAGCAGGTAAAGTCTATCTTGCTCCGGGAGATTATCACATGGGCTTTAAGAAAACAGCCTCAGGGCAATTTCAAGTCGCATTGAGCAATGGTCCTCAGATTAATTATTGCAGGCCTGCGGTTGATTATATGTTACAAAGTTTGAGAGAGTGTGTTGAGCCTAAATCTATTATGACAATTATTTTAACCGGAATGGGTCAGGACGGTATGCTTGAATCTAAAGCTATTGCAGATCAAGGTGGAATTGTCATCGCACAAGATGAAAAAACGAGTGTTGTATGGGGAATGCCGGGGGCAGTTGCTGCTATTGGTGCTTGTCATGCAATTGAACCTTTGGAAAACATAGGCAAAGTTGCCAGAAAATTGATTGGATGATCTTAAATGGTAAGGAAAATATAAGATGCATATAGATGATTTTAACCTCTTCGCAGATTTATTGAAGCAACGGTCAGGTCTATTGCTCACAACAGATAAATCATATCTGCTGGAATCACGGCTTACGCCTGTTGCCCGGAAATGGAATCTGAAAGGGCTAGAAGATTTGGCTCTGAAGGTTAGAAATAATGATTTAGGTGTGATTAATGATATCGTTGAGGGAATGACAACCAATGAATCAACTTTCTTTAGAGATACAAAACCATTTGAGCAATTTAAAACGATTCTATTGCCGCAATATATGAAATCACGCAGTGCTCAAAAGAAAATTAGAATTTGGTGTGCAGCTTGTTCTTCTGGTCAAGAACCATATTCTTTAGCCATGATTCTAGATGAAATGAAAAGCACGCTTATGGGTTGGAAAGTTGATATTATCGCAACTGATCTATCCAAAGAAATGATTGAAAAAGCAAAGGAAGGTATGTATACCCAATTTGAAGTTCAAAGAGGCCTGCCAATTACTCATTTGGTCAAATATTTTGAGCAAAAAGGAGATAGATGGCAAATCAAACCAGAGCTCCGTCAGATGGTACAGTATAATACTTTTAATTTGCTAAATGACTATGGTTCATTGGGAAATTTCGATATTATATTTTGTCGTAATGTGTTGATTTATTTTGATGCTGCCTTGAAAAAAACAATCTTAAATAAAGCCTTCAAGATAATGCCGCCTGATGGCACTCTTTATCTAGGAGGTGCTGAAACAGTCATAGGTGTGACTTCTGAATTTAAGCCTGTTGAAGGACATCGTGGTATGTATGTAAAAGCAGAAAGTGTCGTGAGCCTTCAAAAAAGTGCTTAATTAACTGGCTTATGAACTTTTTAAATGAAAGATAAATGATTATGAATCAGGCGCAATCCCAACAAACACCATTCTTACAAAAAATTCCTCTCCATTATTTTCACTTAGATCACGGAGCGAAAATGCTTTCTTTTGGTGGATTTGAAATGCCTCTTCACTATGAGGATGGTATTGTTAAAGAGCACCAGCATGTTCGTGAAAAAGTTGGATTATTTGATGTGTCACATATGGGGCAAGCTTTGGTGCTTCCTGCAGCTGATGTGGAAGATGAAACAGCTCATATCACTGCATTTGATAGACTTGTTCCCACAGATATTATCAATATGGAAATTGGGAAATCAAAGTATAGTGCTTTGCTGAATGAGCATGGTGGAATCGTAGATGATCTTATTATTACCAAGATAAATGATATGTTGGGTCTAGAGCTTTTGTATATTGTTGTGAACGCTTCACAAAAGAATGTCGATTTTATGTTGATTGAAGAAGCGCTTGGTGAGAATGGACAGCTTGAGATATTGCATAATCGTTGCCTTTTTGCGCTGCAAGGTCCCCTTGCAGAACGGGTGATGAAGGCCGTTTTACCAGAAGCAGCAGAACTGGCCTTTATGGCAGGATCAGGATTTGACCTGAATGGTGTTGAAGTATTTATTACGCGGACGGGTTATACAGGTGAAGACGGTTTTGAAATATCTGTTGCAGAGCCTTATGGGCAAGAGATTATGGAACTCTTTCTTGATGAAAAAGATGTAAAATTGATAGGTCTTGGCGCAAGAGATAGTTTGCGTTTAGAAGCCGCATTGCCGCTCTATGGTCAAGATATGGACGAAGAGATGAATCCATATGAGGCCAATATTTCATTTATCGTGAATCAAAAAAAATGTGCAGCGCGTGCTTTTACAGGTTGGAAGGCATTAGAGAACAAAAATTGTGAATATAAAAGAATTGGTTTTGTTTTAGATGGACGCTTGCCAGCAAGAACCGGCGCTATTATTTACAACGACAAGAAAGAAAAAATAGGCCTTGTGACAAGTGGTACCTTTAGTCCAACACTGCAAAAGCCAATTGCAATGGGATATGTTGATGTTGCTTCGATTCCAAAAAATAATACAGTCCTTATTGAAGTGCGAGAGAAAATGCTTCATGCTGATATTGTTGAAATGCCTTTCGTAAGTCATAAATATAAGAAGCAAAAATTCAACTGATTGAATCAATTAGGATAAGAAAATGAAAAAATTTAGTAAAGACCATGAATGGATTATGGTTGAAGACAATCAGATTGCCAAGATTGGAATCACAGATTATGCCCAAAAGCAGCTGGGAGACATTGTTTTTGTTGACTTGCCTGCTTTAGGGAAAATAGTCTCAAAAGGATCAGAGGCAGCAGTGGTTGAATCTGTGAAAGCGGCAAGTGAGGTTTACGCGCCAATAGATGGAGAAATTATTCTTGTGAATGATAAGCTCACTGGCGATCCCGCACTCGTGAACAATAAAGCTGAATCTGATGGATGGTTTTTTAAACTTAAAATGACAGATGCTAGTCAATTGAATGAATTGATGGATGAGCAAGCTTATAAAGCCTATTTGAAAGACCTAGCATAGATGCGTTATCTTCCTTTAAATGAAACTGATAGAACCCAGATGTGCCATAAGGTGGGCGTGAAGTCCACTGATGATTTTTTTTCATTACTGCCTAAAGTGATATCAGATCAGCATTTTTTCTCTCTTCCAGAAGGGCGAGCAGAGTGGGATGTAGAAGCTCATTTAAAGACTTTAGCATCCAAAAATTTACCGTTAAGTGAATGTCCATCCTTTGTGGGAGGCGGGCTTTACAGACATCATATTCCGGCAGCTGTTGATTATCTCATTCAGCGTGGTGAATTTATGACGGCTTACACGCCCTATCAGCCAGAAATTAGTCAAGGGACTCTACAGGTTCTTTTTGAATTTCAGACACAAGTTGCGCGCTTGACAGGAATGGAAATTGCGAATGCATCCATGTATGAAGGGGCAACAGCTGCAGCTGAAGCGGTCATGATGGCAAGACGCATCAATAAAAAAGATCATGTTTTACTTTCTGGTGGGTTGCATCCACATTACCGTGATGTGATCCAAACATATCTCTCTTTACAAAATGGTCAGGTACAGTGTGCAATTCCTGATTTTTATCATCGTGAGAATCTGCTTGATGATATTACAGAAGCAACATCTTCTGTTGTGATCCAGTGTCCCTCCTTTTTTGGTTATATAACAGATCTCGCCAAAATATCACAGAAATGTAAGGAAAAAGGAGCATTGCTTATCCTTGTTTTCACAGAGCCTCTTGCTCTGGCTTTACTGCCATCTTTTGGTGAGATGGGGGCTGATATTGTGGTGGGTGAAGGCCAAAGCTTTGGGATAGGGCTTTCATTTGGAGGGCCTGGACTAGGTCTTTTTGCTACAAAAGCTGAGTATGTCCGTCAAATGCCTGGTCGATTATGTGGGCAAACAGTTGATGCAGAAGGAAGGCGAAGTTTTGTCTTAACCCTGACTGCTCGTGAACAACATATCAGACGGGAGAAGGCAACGAGCAATATTTGTACAAATGCAGGTCTTTGTGCTCTTGCTTTTTCGATTCATATGACTCTTTTGGGAGAATCAGGCATGCAAAAACTAGCACGTTTGAATCATGCCATGACGTCTGATTTTGAAGCAGGTTTGCGTGCTCATTTGCCAAAAGTGAAAATTCTCAATCAGAGCTATTTTAATGAATTTACGATTGAGCTGCCAATCTCGGCCAAATCATTTTGTGAAGAGATGGCTAAAAGAGGTGTTTTAGCGGGCATCCCTCTTAGTCGTTTTTATCCGCAGGCTGAGGCTCAAAAGATGCTTTTGGTATCGATAACTGAGTTAACAAGCCAAGGTGACCAGCAGGCCTTTTTTGATGACGCAAAGGAGGTCTTAAAATGAGTCAGATTGTCAAAATGCAATCGAGCGAACCTCAACTCGATTTGAAGAAAGCAAATTTAGAAGAGCCTTTGATTTTTGAGCTATCGATTCCTGGATCATCAGGGATTGATTGTGAGGATAGGTCTATTACAAATCAAAAGTTTGGAGGCTTGCCGATCAGAGAAAAAATCGGATTACCTGATGTTCCTGAGCCGCTTGCTGTGCGCCATTATACAAGATTATCTCAACAAAATTATGCGATTGACTCTGTTATGTATCCTTTGGGGTCATGTACAATGAAATATAATCCAAGGCTGAATGAAAAAATGGCTCGTTTGGAAGGCTTTGCACAATTGCATCCTTTGCAGGATGATTCCCAAACGCAAGGAGCTCTTGAACTTATCCATTTGTTGCAAGAGCATTTGCTCAATCTGACAGGTCTTGGAGCTGCTGTGATGTCACCCTCTGCGGGCGCTCATGGTGAGCTTTGCGGTATGATGGCAATTAAAGCTGCTTTAAAGGCGCGCGGTGAAGAGCATAGGCTTATTGTGCTTGTTCCAGAAAGCGCTCATGGGACAAATCCTGCAACAGCAATGGCTTGTGGGTTCCAGGTGATTTCGATTAAGGCGAATGAGAAAGGGCAAGTTGATCTAGCCGATTTTAAGGAGAAGTGTAGGCTTCATGCTCAAAATTTAGCAGGCATGATGCTGACCAATCCAAATACATGCGGTATTTTTGAGCAAGATATTGTGGTAATGGCAAAAGCAATCCATGAAGCAGGCGGGTATTTTTATGGAGATGGTGCCAATTTCAATGCGATTATGGGCCGCGTACGACCAGGTGATTTGGGGATTGATGTGTTGCATCTCAATTTACATAAGACTTTTTCAACGCCGCATGGGGGGGGCGGTCCAGGTGCAGGACCTGTGTTTCTGGCTGAGTCTTTAGCTCCTTATGCCCCTTATCCACGTATTGTAAAAAAATCTGATGGATCTTTTGCTCTTATTGAACAAGATATATCAGGCAATGACAGTCCAAATAGGCTTAGGTCTTTTGTTGGTCAAATGGGTATGTTTATCCGCGCTTATACTTACATCCTATCCCTTGGAATTGATGGCATCAGGCAGGCAAGTGGTGATGCTGTTTTGAATGCCAATTATGTGAAGGCATCGCTTGCAGATCTTTATAACGCACCATTTTCTGAGGGGACAATGCATGAGGTCCTGTTTGATGATTCTCTATTTGCAGCCCAGTCAGTCACAACGCTCGATATTGCAAAAGCTTTGATTGATGAAGGTTTTCACCCGATGACGATTTATTTTCCTCTTGTTGTGAAAGGCGCAATGCTTATTGAGCCAACGGAGACAGAGAGCAAAAAAACGCTAGATGCCTTCATTACAGCTATGCGAAAAATTGCACAATTGGCTCATGATGAAGGAGCTGCCTCATTTGCACATTTGCCTCAAAGAGCTCATAGAACAAGATTGGATGAAACACGTGCTGCGCGCGAGCCTATATTGGTTGATTCAAAAGTCAGATAGGATTTATTCAATATTTTTTTAAAAAAACAAAAAAAGAACTTTACAAGTACATTCTTATTCAGTACTCTTCCTTCAATAATAATAATATATAAATGGTATTTTATTGATAAAGAAAGGATACAAAATGCTAATTTGGGGTTGGACTACTAAAAATACTGGTCAAGTTGTAACAGACTGGGTTTGTTCACATTGTCAACAAGATGGGCTTGTTATGGTGACATTTCAAAGATTCTTTACATTATTCTTTGTGCCTGCAATTCCGTTAAATAAGACTCAGGCGCTTGTCTGTTGTGCTTGTTCAACGGAGTATAATCCAAAGGCGCTAGGGATAGAGACCAAAGATATGCCTGCAGCAAAAACACCTCTTTGGGGGTTCGCTGGCCCTATCATTCTCGTGCTCTTAATCGGATTGGGCATGATTTCTGGAGCTATAGATTCAAATAAGCAAGAACAATATTTGGCTTCTCCGCAAGCAAATGATGTCGTCATTTATAAGGATATGAGTGAGAAAAACACACCGTATGTTTGCCTGAAAATTCAAGAGGTAAAAGATGGTATTGTTATTTTTAAAGAGAGTCGTTATGCCTATTCGCATCTTAAGAGTGTGAGAGAGGTGGCGTTGAAACGTAATTCTGGAGAAGCATTCTTTGAAGACGTTTTTGAGATGCCAATATCCGATTTAAAACAATTGGATGTTGTATCGATTGAGCGTTAATATATAATGGGGGTCTATTGAAAGAGAGGCCCCCTTATGAAAATTGCCACATGGAATATAAACTCAGTTCGCTTGCGTGAAGAGTTGGTTTTAAAGTATTTTCAAGATCATCAGCCGGATGTGATTTGTTTACAAGAAACAAAAACAGTGAATGATTTGTTTCCACTTGCTGCTTTTCGAGAGCTTGGATTTCATTATGCTTATTTTGAAGGAATGAAGAGCTATAATGGCGTTGCCATCTTGAGTAAGATTCCATTCGATAATCCGCAGCTATATAATCATTGTGGTAAAACAGATTGTCGGCATATCAGTGTTCAACTTTTAAAACCATTCCCAATTGAGCTCCATTGTCTTTATATTCCGGCGGGTGGTGATATTCCGGATCCAGCTTTGAATGAGAAGTTTGCACATAAATTATCATTTTTGGATGAGTTGACCAAAGATCTTTCGCCTCAATCCAGTGAAAAGAAAATGATTCTCACGGGTGATTTTAATATTGCACCTTTAGAACATGACGTTTGGTCTCATAAGCAATTGAAGAATGTTGTGTCACATACTGAGATTGAAATTGAAAGATTAAATGCTTTTATGAACCGTGGATCTTTTATTGATTCCGCAAGGCACTTTATCCCAGCTCACCAAAAAGCCTATAGTTGGTGGAGTTATAGAACGCCAGATTGGGATGCGCCAGATAGAGGGCGCCGCTTAGATCATATTTGGGTATCTCCGCATTTAAAGGAGAATCTACGAGCTTATGATTCAATCCGCGAAGCGCGTGGTTGGGAGCCAAAGCCATCAGATCATGTGCCTGTGAGCTTGACTTTATCGTTTTGATCTGACGTTTCGTATTGCTTGGTACAATTAAAAATTCATCTCAGTTCTAATCTGGGATGAATTTTTTTTCATATAAGATAGAGAGATCAATTTTTTGGTGCGGTCGAG
This window contains:
- the gcvT gene encoding glycine cleavage system aminomethyltransferase GcvT translates to MIMNQAQSQQTPFLQKIPLHYFHLDHGAKMLSFGGFEMPLHYEDGIVKEHQHVREKVGLFDVSHMGQALVLPAADVEDETAHITAFDRLVPTDIINMEIGKSKYSALLNEHGGIVDDLIITKINDMLGLELLYIVVNASQKNVDFMLIEEALGENGQLEILHNRCLFALQGPLAERVMKAVLPEAAELAFMAGSGFDLNGVEVFITRTGYTGEDGFEISVAEPYGQEIMELFLDEKDVKLIGLGARDSLRLEAALPLYGQDMDEEMNPYEANISFIVNQKKCAARAFTGWKALENKNCEYKRIGFVLDGRLPARTGAIIYNDKKEKIGLVTSGTFSPTLQKPIAMGYVDVASIPKNNTVLIEVREKMLHADIVEMPFVSHKYKKQKFN
- the gcvPB gene encoding aminomethyl-transferring glycine dehydrogenase subunit GcvPB, which translates into the protein MSQIVKMQSSEPQLDLKKANLEEPLIFELSIPGSSGIDCEDRSITNQKFGGLPIREKIGLPDVPEPLAVRHYTRLSQQNYAIDSVMYPLGSCTMKYNPRLNEKMARLEGFAQLHPLQDDSQTQGALELIHLLQEHLLNLTGLGAAVMSPSAGAHGELCGMMAIKAALKARGEEHRLIVLVPESAHGTNPATAMACGFQVISIKANEKGQVDLADFKEKCRLHAQNLAGMMLTNPNTCGIFEQDIVVMAKAIHEAGGYFYGDGANFNAIMGRVRPGDLGIDVLHLNLHKTFSTPHGGGGPGAGPVFLAESLAPYAPYPRIVKKSDGSFALIEQDISGNDSPNRLRSFVGQMGMFIRAYTYILSLGIDGIRQASGDAVLNANYVKASLADLYNAPFSEGTMHEVLFDDSLFAAQSVTTLDIAKALIDEGFHPMTIYFPLVVKGAMLIEPTETESKKTLDAFITAMRKIAQLAHDEGAASFAHLPQRAHRTRLDETRAAREPILVDSKVR
- the gcvPA gene encoding aminomethyl-transferring glycine dehydrogenase subunit GcvPA — its product is MRYLPLNETDRTQMCHKVGVKSTDDFFSLLPKVISDQHFFSLPEGRAEWDVEAHLKTLASKNLPLSECPSFVGGGLYRHHIPAAVDYLIQRGEFMTAYTPYQPEISQGTLQVLFEFQTQVARLTGMEIANASMYEGATAAAEAVMMARRINKKDHVLLSGGLHPHYRDVIQTYLSLQNGQVQCAIPDFYHRENLLDDITEATSSVVIQCPSFFGYITDLAKISQKCKEKGALLILVFTEPLALALLPSFGEMGADIVVGEGQSFGIGLSFGGPGLGLFATKAEYVRQMPGRLCGQTVDAEGRRSFVLTLTAREQHIRREKATSNICTNAGLCALAFSIHMTLLGESGMQKLARLNHAMTSDFEAGLRAHLPKVKILNQSYFNEFTIELPISAKSFCEEMAKRGVLAGIPLSRFYPQAEAQKMLLVSITELTSQGDQQAFFDDAKEVLK
- the cheB gene encoding chemotaxis-specific protein-glutamate methyltransferase CheB → MISLNQQAPDIKEKKSSLAYKVMVVDDSALLVGLIKKKLVADPLIDIVATASNGESAIRRLTEFPDIEIVILDIEMPILDGISAIPRLLEKKPDLKIIMSSTLTKRNAEISLSALKAGASDYIAKPQTREDGQQDDSFFRDLIYKVKTFGAQYRRSQNLPLPESEEVKKSGIDSTIPKNVYSLGKSIEPIILRKMPTVFFPKVVSIGSSTGGPQALMTILPHLKGIGMPIVITQHMPSTFTMILAEHICKNIGLECKEAQEGDLVEAGKVYLAPGDYHMGFKKTASGQFQVALSNGPQINYCRPAVDYMLQSLRECVEPKSIMTIILTGMGQDGMLESKAIADQGGIVIAQDEKTSVVWGMPGAVAAIGACHAIEPLENIGKVARKLIG
- the xth gene encoding exodeoxyribonuclease III; the protein is MKIATWNINSVRLREELVLKYFQDHQPDVICLQETKTVNDLFPLAAFRELGFHYAYFEGMKSYNGVAILSKIPFDNPQLYNHCGKTDCRHISVQLLKPFPIELHCLYIPAGGDIPDPALNEKFAHKLSFLDELTKDLSPQSSEKKMILTGDFNIAPLEHDVWSHKQLKNVVSHTEIEIERLNAFMNRGSFIDSARHFIPAHQKAYSWWSYRTPDWDAPDRGRRLDHIWVSPHLKENLRAYDSIREARGWEPKPSDHVPVSLTLSF
- the gcvH gene encoding glycine cleavage system protein GcvH, with product MKKFSKDHEWIMVEDNQIAKIGITDYAQKQLGDIVFVDLPALGKIVSKGSEAAVVESVKAASEVYAPIDGEIILVNDKLTGDPALVNNKAESDGWFFKLKMTDASQLNELMDEQAYKAYLKDLA
- a CDS encoding protein-glutamate O-methyltransferase is translated as MHIDDFNLFADLLKQRSGLLLTTDKSYLLESRLTPVARKWNLKGLEDLALKVRNNDLGVINDIVEGMTTNESTFFRDTKPFEQFKTILLPQYMKSRSAQKKIRIWCAACSSGQEPYSLAMILDEMKSTLMGWKVDIIATDLSKEMIEKAKEGMYTQFEVQRGLPITHLVKYFEQKGDRWQIKPELRQMVQYNTFNLLNDYGSLGNFDIIFCRNVLIYFDAALKKTILNKAFKIMPPDGTLYLGGAETVIGVTSEFKPVEGHRGMYVKAESVVSLQKSA